The segment CGCTCGCCCGCGCCGATCCGTCCGTCTCGAGAACGGCCCGGTAGAGAGAGGCGATCGACTCGCCCATCGACTCGAGGCTGAGGCCGTCGATCGCCTCGCGGCCGTCCGAACGCGGACGCTCCTCGGCGATGGTCTCGAGACCGGCGATCAGTGTTTCGTCGCGATCGCTGACGACGCAGTTCGACACGTCACCGACGGTTTCGGGGACGAACCCGACCGCGGTCGAGACGACCGGCAGGTTACACGCGGCGGCCTCTTTGACGACCATCGGTCCGCTCTCGCGTTTCGAGGTGACGAGAAGAACGTCGCTTGCGTTCATGTAATCTGGTATTCTGTCGTGGTCGACGCCGTGTACCGTCCGCAACTCCAGGTCTGTGTTCGTCTGCTCGACGAGCTCGCGAGCGCGGGAGACGTCCTTGACCGAGCGGTCCTCGTCGTAGGGAAAGAGCGCGATCGGGCGGTCGGTCTCCCAGCCGACCCGCTCGCGCGCTCGAATCTGCGATACCGGTCTGAACAGGTCGGTGTCGACGCCAAAGGGGATCAGTTCGTGGTCCGCCTCGAGTCGCCTGGCCATCGCCCGACTTGGGGCGATCACGGCGTCGGATCGGCGGGCGCCGAGCCGACTGATCGCTCGGAGCCAGTCGTGATCGCCCATCAGGTCGGTTCCCCACAGGGTGAGCACGACCGGCCGGAGCGGCTGTGCGAGCGCGAACGGGGCGGTGAGGCCGTAGTTCGCGTGGACCAGATCGAAGTCGGTCGCTCGGACCCGCGAGAGGATCCGCGGGTAGTATCGTGCGTACTCGAGGGGCGTTCGGCCCGCGTCGCCGTCGTACTCGCCCGGGACGCCGAGCACCGTACACTCGACGCCGCGATCCTCGAGGACCGACACCTGCTGTTCGAAAAACGGTCGCGGGGACGTAACCAACTGTAGTACCTTCATTGCTATCCGAGGTTCGTGGCGACGGCGGACCGGTCGGCGTCGGTCGCGCGCGCCGCCGATTCGATTTGCTGGACGATCAGAGACGTCACGTCGATGCGTTCCTCGAGCAGCCGTTCGCG is part of the Halostagnicola kamekurae genome and harbors:
- a CDS encoding glycosyltransferase family 4 protein; this encodes MKVLQLVTSPRPFFEQQVSVLEDRGVECTVLGVPGEYDGDAGRTPLEYARYYPRILSRVRATDFDLVHANYGLTAPFALAQPLRPVVLTLWGTDLMGDHDWLRAISRLGARRSDAVIAPSRAMARRLEADHELIPFGVDTDLFRPVSQIRARERVGWETDRPIALFPYDEDRSVKDVSRARELVEQTNTDLELRTVHGVDHDRIPDYMNASDVLLVTSKRESGPMVVKEAAACNLPVVSTAVGFVPETVGDVSNCVVSDRDETLIAGLETIAEERPRSDGREAIDGLSLESMGESIASLYRAVLETDGSARASGGVARGS